From one Bradyrhizobium sp. Ash2021 genomic stretch:
- a CDS encoding ABC transporter substrate-binding protein, whose translation MKKDRKAVGNKASVGNNGELKQSVSKRQSRRQFLVKTGGILAAGAFGAVPLRGWAADPINIGALYPTTGSMAQIGVGCVAAAKLAIEMVNEAGGIKSLGGAKLNLILSDVQSDTTVTRTETDRLITGNKLSAIHGCFASALTLIASEVCERAKVPIITGSSSDQLNKGRNYTFTPFARASQFARAQLQMAKLVGDKPKVAVIFENTAFGTSTSNGLKELAPGEGVEIVMFEPYSAGFTDASPLINKVKASGANALFSVSYLNDLILIVRTVKQVGLNVAINGGSGGFVIPDFYKNVGKLAEGLQGVAHWNHDMSDDAQKVSAEYKKRTGEFLFEYAGGLVAQTFMLADALERAGSADPQKVREALSTLDVSKGYAAMAPGGKVKFGPDGKNVYGHPVGVQWQNADLASVFPDEDKRAPLMKT comes from the coding sequence ATGAAAAAAGATCGCAAGGCTGTCGGCAACAAGGCTTCTGTCGGCAATAACGGCGAGTTGAAACAGTCAGTGTCGAAGCGGCAAAGCCGCCGCCAGTTTCTGGTCAAGACCGGCGGCATTCTCGCTGCCGGCGCCTTCGGCGCAGTGCCGCTACGCGGCTGGGCGGCCGATCCCATCAATATCGGTGCGCTCTATCCGACCACCGGCAGCATGGCGCAGATCGGGGTGGGCTGCGTTGCCGCTGCCAAGCTCGCGATCGAAATGGTCAACGAGGCCGGCGGCATCAAGTCGCTCGGCGGCGCCAAGCTCAACCTGATCCTTTCCGACGTGCAGAGCGATACGACGGTAACGCGCACCGAAACCGACCGGCTGATCACCGGCAACAAGCTGTCGGCAATCCACGGCTGCTTCGCCAGCGCGCTGACCCTGATCGCAAGCGAAGTTTGCGAGCGCGCAAAGGTTCCGATCATCACCGGCTCCAGCTCCGACCAGCTCAACAAGGGCCGCAACTATACGTTCACGCCGTTCGCCCGCGCCTCGCAATTTGCCAGGGCGCAATTGCAAATGGCGAAACTGGTCGGCGACAAGCCGAAAGTGGCCGTGATCTTCGAGAACACCGCGTTCGGCACTTCGACGTCGAACGGCCTGAAGGAACTGGCGCCGGGCGAAGGCGTCGAAATCGTCATGTTCGAACCTTACTCGGCCGGCTTCACCGATGCTTCCCCGCTGATCAACAAGGTCAAGGCCTCCGGGGCGAACGCGCTGTTCTCGGTTTCCTATCTGAACGACCTCATCCTGATCGTGCGCACCGTCAAGCAGGTCGGCCTCAACGTCGCCATCAACGGCGGCTCCGGCGGGTTCGTGATTCCGGACTTCTACAAGAACGTCGGCAAGCTCGCCGAAGGCCTGCAGGGCGTGGCGCACTGGAATCATGACATGAGCGACGACGCGCAGAAGGTGAGCGCCGAATACAAGAAGCGCACCGGCGAATTCCTGTTCGAATACGCCGGCGGCCTCGTGGCGCAGACCTTCATGTTGGCCGACGCGCTGGAGCGCGCCGGCTCCGCCGATCCGCAGAAGGTTCGCGAAGCCCTGTCCACGCTCGATGTGTCAAAGGGCTACGCCGCGATGGCGCCCGGCGGCAAGGTGAAGTTCGGCCCCGACGGCAAGAACGTCTACGGCCATCCGGTCGGGGTGCAGTGGCAGAACGCCGATCTCGCCAGCGTCTTCCCGGACGAAGACAAGCGCGCGCCGCTGATGAAAACCTGA
- a CDS encoding ABC transporter ATP-binding protein translates to MAEALVIKGLSKRFGGLRAVQDVSFAVQENETVALIGPNGAGKTTSFHLITGFHRPDAGSVKAFGRDIVGLKPHDICALGMARTFQVAKPFGAMTVLANVMTGAFLRDRHVAAARTRALEAIEFVGLAAKEQTAAKDLTTIDQRRLEMARALATEPRILLLDEVMAGLNPAEIDQAVALVGKLSSRGLTIVIVEHVMRAIMAVARHIVVLDHGQKIAEGTPKEIVEDPEVIRAYLGSYVHPPASGDAHA, encoded by the coding sequence ATGGCAGAAGCACTGGTTATCAAGGGTCTCAGCAAGCGGTTCGGCGGCTTGCGCGCCGTGCAGGACGTCAGCTTTGCGGTGCAGGAGAACGAGACCGTGGCACTGATCGGGCCGAACGGCGCCGGCAAGACCACGAGCTTTCATCTCATCACCGGTTTTCACCGGCCCGACGCCGGTTCGGTTAAGGCGTTCGGCCGCGACATCGTCGGCCTCAAGCCGCATGACATCTGCGCGCTCGGGATGGCGCGCACTTTTCAGGTCGCAAAGCCCTTTGGCGCGATGACGGTGCTGGCGAATGTCATGACCGGCGCCTTCCTGCGCGACCGCCATGTTGCCGCCGCCCGCACCCGGGCGCTGGAGGCGATCGAGTTCGTCGGCCTCGCGGCCAAGGAACAGACCGCGGCCAAGGATCTCACTACGATCGACCAGCGCCGGCTGGAGATGGCGCGCGCGCTGGCGACCGAGCCGCGGATTTTGCTGCTCGATGAGGTGATGGCCGGGCTCAACCCGGCCGAGATCGATCAGGCGGTCGCCTTGGTCGGAAAGCTCTCCAGCCGGGGGCTGACGATCGTGATCGTCGAGCACGTGATGCGCGCGATCATGGCGGTGGCCCGCCACATCGTCGTGCTCGACCACGGGCAAAAGATCGCCGAGGGCACGCCCAAGGAGATCGTGGAAGATCCGGAAGTGATCCGCGCCTATCTCGGCTCCTACGTGCATCCGCCGGCCTCGGGAGACGCGCATGCTTGA
- a CDS encoding glycosyltransferase family 4 protein, which yields MRIAQVAPLTEAVPPKLYGGTERVVHWLTEELVALGHDVTLFASGDSRTSAKLDATWPKALRLDGAVRDPNALHMVMLERVRQKCDDEEFDFLHFHLDYYPFSLFFRQPTPFLTTLHGRLDLPEHQPVFTTFAKVPVISISNAQRRPVPQANWVRTIHHGLPEKLLTPQPVKPSYLAVLGRIAPEKGVDRAIKIATRCGLPLKIAAKVDRADQEYYDELICPLITGNPLVEYIGEISDREKPDFLSGAIALLVPIDWPEPFGLVMIEAMACGTPVVAYNRGSVPEIIDDGLTGFVVEDETSAVASVGRLSGLDRMAIRRQFEKRFTARRMALDYLAAYRGLTEAAKPRIKLVSSAE from the coding sequence ATGCGCATCGCGCAGGTTGCCCCGCTGACGGAGGCTGTTCCCCCCAAACTGTACGGCGGCACCGAACGGGTCGTGCACTGGCTGACCGAAGAACTGGTGGCGTTGGGACACGACGTCACCCTGTTCGCCAGCGGCGATTCGCGGACGTCAGCGAAACTTGACGCGACATGGCCGAAGGCGCTCCGCCTCGATGGCGCGGTGCGCGATCCCAACGCGCTGCACATGGTGATGCTGGAACGCGTTCGCCAAAAATGTGACGACGAGGAATTCGATTTCCTGCACTTTCATCTCGACTATTATCCGTTCTCCTTGTTCTTCCGGCAGCCGACGCCGTTCCTGACCACGCTGCATGGCAGGCTCGACCTGCCGGAGCACCAGCCGGTGTTCACGACCTTCGCAAAAGTTCCCGTGATTTCGATTTCCAACGCGCAGCGGCGGCCGGTGCCGCAGGCCAATTGGGTGCGGACCATCCATCATGGCCTGCCGGAGAAGTTGCTGACGCCGCAGCCGGTGAAGCCGTCCTATCTCGCGGTGCTTGGCCGGATCGCGCCGGAAAAGGGCGTGGACCGCGCCATAAAGATCGCGACCCGCTGCGGCCTGCCGCTGAAGATCGCCGCCAAGGTCGACCGCGCCGACCAGGAATATTACGACGAGCTGATTTGCCCGCTGATCACGGGCAATCCACTGGTCGAATATATCGGCGAGATCAGCGATCGCGAAAAACCAGACTTCCTGAGCGGCGCGATCGCGCTGTTGGTGCCGATCGACTGGCCGGAACCGTTCGGCCTGGTCATGATCGAGGCGATGGCCTGCGGTACGCCCGTCGTTGCCTATAATCGCGGATCGGTGCCGGAAATCATCGACGACGGATTGACCGGTTTTGTCGTCGAGGATGAAACCAGCGCGGTCGCTTCGGTCGGCCGGCTCTCCGGCCTCGACCGGATGGCCATTCGCCGGCAATTCGAAAAGCGTTTCACCGCGCGGCGCATGGCGCTGGATTATCTCGCCGCCTATCGCGGCCTGACGGAAGCCGCCAAGCCGCGGATCAAGCTGGTGAGCAGCGCCGAGTAG
- a CDS encoding branched-chain amino acid ABC transporter permease: MTILGLRTQTLVWLALGAIVLIALPLVVKTSFAIDIFIRILLFSFIGVAWNLMGGYAKQLSLGHAAYFGLGAYTSTILQIDFGISPWIGMVAGGVVAMLASLPIGWLCFRLRGPYFTIATIATAQALMLIFLKFRDFAWGAEGTTIPNLGNAPLMMQFEAKAAYYYVALGLLALGLFITWLIERSWMGYYLVAIGEDEDAAEAIGVNAPKIKRDIYMISSFLTAMAGTFYTQYIYFIDPATAFSFSISIEAALVSIVGGIGTLWGPVVGTVLLETTSTLLQSWLGGSVGGIQLTVYSLILMAVILWRPTGLMGVATEAYHRYVRRHPARA; encoded by the coding sequence ATGACGATTTTGGGACTGCGAACGCAGACTTTGGTTTGGCTCGCGTTGGGCGCAATCGTACTGATTGCCCTGCCGCTGGTCGTCAAAACCTCGTTTGCGATCGACATCTTCATCCGGATCCTGCTGTTCTCGTTCATCGGCGTCGCCTGGAACTTGATGGGCGGCTACGCCAAGCAGCTATCGCTGGGGCACGCCGCCTATTTCGGGCTCGGCGCCTACACCTCGACCATCCTGCAGATCGATTTCGGCATCTCGCCCTGGATCGGGATGGTCGCCGGCGGCGTGGTGGCGATGCTGGCGAGCCTGCCGATCGGCTGGCTGTGCTTTCGCCTGCGCGGCCCCTACTTCACCATCGCCACCATCGCGACCGCGCAAGCCCTGATGCTGATCTTCCTGAAATTCCGCGATTTCGCCTGGGGCGCCGAAGGCACCACCATCCCGAATCTCGGCAATGCGCCCTTGATGATGCAGTTCGAGGCCAAGGCGGCTTATTACTACGTCGCGCTCGGCCTGCTCGCCCTCGGACTTTTTATAACCTGGCTGATCGAGCGATCCTGGATGGGTTATTATCTCGTCGCCATCGGCGAGGATGAAGACGCAGCGGAAGCGATCGGCGTCAACGCCCCGAAGATCAAGCGCGACATCTACATGATCAGCTCGTTCCTGACCGCGATGGCCGGCACCTTCTACACGCAATACATCTACTTCATCGACCCCGCGACGGCGTTCAGCTTCAGCATCTCGATCGAGGCGGCGCTGGTATCGATCGTTGGCGGCATCGGGACGCTGTGGGGGCCGGTCGTCGGGACCGTGCTGCTGGAGACGACGTCGACCCTGCTGCAGAGCTGGCTCGGCGGTTCGGTCGGCGGCATTCAGCTTACCGTCTACAGCCTGATCCTGATGGCGGTGATCCTGTGGCGGCCGACCGGGCTGATGGGCGTGGCGACGGAAGCGTATCACCGCTATGTCCGCCGCCATCCGGCGCGCGCGTAA
- a CDS encoding ABC transporter ATP-binding protein, which translates to MDNLSGYAHRPFRFVLRYLRRRLASHAVILSAVVAAVACSVGTQYGVKNLVDSLTAGPSHAGGVWLAFVFLMSLIAADNFLWRIASWTASFTFVGVTGDLRREMFRHLTGHAPSYFSDRLPGMLTSRITATSNAIFTVENMFVWNVLPPCIATVSAIALIGTVSLPMSAGLIVVAGTMVLAMFHMAAAGKPLHDDFADKAAAVDGEMVDVINNMPLVRAFCGLSYEHDRFDATVNRELDARGRSLRYLEKLRLTHAAVTVVLTIALLAWAVTLWERGAATTGDVVLVCTLGLSILSATRDLAVALVDVTQHVARLTEAIATLLLPHELRDHPEAEPLIKSGAAIAFNNITFRYPGGIQVFEKFSLRIQPGQRVGLVGQSGGGKSSLFTLLQRFYDVQHGSITIDGQDIAKVTQQSLREAISVVPQDISLFHRSIMENIRYGRPNATDNEVLRAAIAARCDFIETLPEGMATIVGDRGIKVSGGQRQRIAIARAFLKDAPILLLDEATAALDSESEEAIRESLSRLMRGRTVVAIAHRLATLRNFDRVVMLQGGRIIEDGPPDILLQGKGPYRELVAREMGRLATHAA; encoded by the coding sequence ATGGACAATCTTTCCGGATATGCGCACCGTCCCTTTCGATTTGTGTTGCGCTATCTGCGCCGCCGTCTCGCATCGCATGCGGTCATCTTGTCCGCCGTTGTTGCGGCGGTTGCTTGCTCGGTAGGCACGCAATACGGCGTCAAGAATCTGGTCGACAGCCTGACCGCGGGACCGTCGCACGCAGGCGGCGTATGGCTGGCATTCGTTTTCCTCATGTCGCTGATCGCGGCCGATAATTTTTTGTGGCGGATCGCGAGCTGGACGGCGAGCTTCACGTTCGTCGGCGTCACCGGAGATTTGCGGCGCGAAATGTTCCGTCATCTGACCGGTCACGCGCCGAGCTACTTCTCCGACCGGCTGCCGGGAATGCTGACCAGCCGTATTACCGCGACCTCGAACGCGATCTTCACGGTCGAAAATATGTTCGTGTGGAACGTGTTGCCGCCATGCATCGCCACGGTCTCGGCGATTGCCCTGATTGGAACCGTAAGCCTGCCGATGTCGGCGGGGCTGATCGTCGTCGCGGGAACCATGGTGCTGGCAATGTTCCATATGGCGGCCGCCGGCAAGCCGCTGCACGATGATTTTGCCGACAAGGCGGCCGCGGTCGACGGCGAAATGGTCGATGTCATCAACAATATGCCGCTGGTGCGGGCGTTCTGCGGGCTCAGCTACGAGCACGACCGGTTCGACGCGACCGTGAACCGGGAACTCGACGCCCGCGGCCGCAGCCTGCGCTATCTCGAAAAGCTGCGGTTAACCCATGCCGCTGTCACCGTCGTCCTGACCATTGCGCTGCTGGCCTGGGCCGTCACGCTGTGGGAGCGCGGCGCGGCCACGACCGGCGATGTGGTGCTGGTTTGCACGCTCGGACTTTCGATCCTGAGCGCGACCCGCGACCTCGCGGTGGCCTTGGTCGACGTCACCCAGCACGTCGCTCGCCTGACCGAGGCGATCGCCACCTTGTTGCTGCCGCACGAACTGCGCGACCATCCGGAAGCCGAGCCGCTGATCAAGAGCGGTGCCGCCATTGCCTTCAATAACATCACGTTCCGCTATCCCGGCGGGATTCAAGTGTTCGAAAAATTCAGCCTGCGCATCCAGCCCGGGCAAAGGGTCGGATTGGTGGGCCAGTCCGGCGGCGGGAAATCCAGCCTGTTCACGCTGCTGCAGCGCTTCTACGACGTCCAGCACGGCAGCATCACGATCGACGGCCAGGACATCGCAAAGGTCACGCAGCAAAGCCTGCGCGAGGCGATCTCGGTGGTGCCGCAGGATATCTCGCTGTTCCACCGCTCGATCATGGAAAATATCCGCTACGGCCGGCCGAACGCGACTGACAACGAGGTGCTGCGCGCGGCGATCGCGGCGCGCTGCGATTTCATCGAAACCTTGCCCGAGGGCATGGCGACCATCGTCGGCGATCGTGGTATCAAGGTATCGGGCGGGCAGCGCCAGCGCATCGCCATTGCCCGCGCCTTCCTGAAGGACGCGCCGATTCTGCTGCTCGATGAGGCTACCGCTGCGCTCGACAGCGAATCGGAAGAGGCGATCCGCGAGTCGCTGTCCCGCCTGATGCGCGGACGAACCGTCGTCGCGATCGCCCATCGTCTGGCGACGCTGCGTAATTTCGATCGCGTGGTGATGCTGCAGGGCGGTCGCATCATCGAGGACGGGCCGCCGGATATTCTGTTGCAGGGAAAGGGCCCCTACCGCGAATTGGTCGCGCGCGAAATGGGCCGCCTCGCAACGCATGCGGCCTGA
- a CDS encoding GntR family transcriptional regulator, translating to MVGKPSKRAISSPAKSRPVAASPARGPAAIMIAKRLEEDIVLGRRQPKERLIEQDLSDLFQTHRGDVRLALFELEKKGLVERIPNRGALVRGLTPLEVKEIYAVREELEVMAVRIIPFPVGNKDIERLEQLQRRHAAAITAGDLLNVFYSNLSFHQALFGLCGNACLIETIDLLARKVYGIRSYANAFPESLDGARRDHLDMIKALRASRRNDLVALTRRHLKPSPEAYIKAYERRFGKTDLAPAP from the coding sequence ATGGTCGGAAAACCATCCAAACGCGCGATCTCGAGCCCGGCCAAATCCCGGCCGGTTGCGGCATCGCCGGCCCGCGGGCCCGCCGCCATCATGATTGCCAAACGCCTCGAGGAGGACATCGTGCTGGGGCGGCGCCAGCCGAAAGAGCGGCTGATCGAGCAGGATCTCTCCGACCTGTTCCAGACCCATCGCGGTGACGTGCGGCTGGCGCTGTTCGAGCTCGAAAAGAAAGGCCTGGTGGAGCGCATCCCAAATCGCGGCGCGCTGGTTCGTGGCCTGACCCCGCTGGAGGTGAAGGAAATTTACGCGGTGCGCGAAGAGCTGGAAGTGATGGCGGTCCGCATCATTCCGTTTCCCGTCGGCAACAAGGATATCGAGCGGCTGGAGCAGCTGCAGCGCCGGCATGCCGCCGCCATCACCGCGGGTGACCTGCTGAACGTGTTTTACAGCAATCTCAGTTTTCACCAGGCTCTGTTCGGTCTCTGCGGCAATGCCTGCCTGATCGAAACCATCGATCTGCTGGCCCGGAAGGTCTACGGTATCCGCTCTTATGCGAATGCATTTCCGGAATCGCTGGATGGCGCCCGCCGCGACCACCTCGATATGATCAAGGCGCTTCGCGCGTCGCGGCGCAACGATCTGGTGGCGCTGACGCGGCGCCACCTGAAGCCCTCGCCGGAAGCCTATATCAAGGCTTACGAGCGCCGCTTCGGCAAAACCGATCTGGCGCCCGCGCCTTGA
- a CDS encoding branched-chain amino acid ABC transporter permease, whose amino-acid sequence MWETLAQAVINGLLIGGIYALVSIGVTLIFGVVKIVNFAQGEFVMIGMYISFFLANQFGIDPIVSLVVSMPVLFVIGVLIQHFLIRRVLGPNDMPQIFLTFALSLLLLNLALMLFTANYRTVHTSYSDEAFHIGGLYIPVAKLIAFVVAMGLSGALWVFLHTTDLGKAMRAASQNRDVAMLMGINPNRVFCVALGVALALAGAAGSLLMPFYSAYPFVGQTFVLMAFVAVVLGTLGNVIGALVASLMMGVAESLGIQFVGADSGLIVVFAMLLLTLAFKPTGLGGGRAR is encoded by the coding sequence ATGTGGGAGACACTGGCCCAGGCCGTGATCAACGGCCTGCTCATCGGCGGCATTTATGCGCTCGTCAGCATCGGCGTCACGCTGATCTTCGGCGTGGTCAAGATCGTCAATTTCGCCCAGGGCGAATTCGTGATGATCGGGATGTATATCTCGTTCTTTCTCGCCAACCAGTTCGGCATCGACCCGATCGTGTCGCTGGTGGTATCGATGCCGGTGCTGTTCGTCATCGGCGTCCTGATCCAGCATTTCCTGATCCGCCGGGTGCTGGGGCCTAACGACATGCCCCAGATCTTCCTGACCTTTGCGCTGTCGCTGTTGCTGCTCAATCTGGCGCTGATGCTGTTCACCGCGAATTACCGCACCGTTCACACCTCCTATTCGGATGAAGCGTTCCACATCGGCGGGCTCTATATCCCCGTCGCCAAACTGATCGCCTTCGTGGTCGCGATGGGGCTGAGCGGCGCGCTCTGGGTGTTCCTGCACACCACCGATCTCGGCAAGGCGATGCGTGCCGCATCGCAGAACCGCGATGTCGCGATGCTGATGGGGATCAATCCCAACCGGGTGTTTTGCGTCGCGCTCGGCGTCGCGCTGGCACTGGCCGGCGCCGCCGGCTCGCTGCTGATGCCGTTCTATTCGGCCTATCCGTTCGTCGGGCAAACCTTTGTGCTGATGGCCTTTGTCGCCGTGGTGCTGGGCACGCTCGGCAACGTGATCGGCGCACTGGTCGCCAGCCTGATGATGGGGGTCGCGGAATCGCTCGGCATCCAGTTCGTCGGCGCCGACTCCGGACTGATCGTGGTGTTTGCGATGCTGCTGTTGACGCTGGCCTTCAAGCCGACCGGCCTGGGCGGCGGGAGGGCGCGATGA